The Endozoicomonas sp. 4G DNA segment CATACGATGCCCTGTAATAGACAAGCCTGTAATAATGAAGAAGAACAGGAGTGTGTTGATAGCTATGCTTTCTTCAAATAGAGATGTAGCAAATTTTGAAAGGTCGAAGTTTATATCTGTATTTTTTATTATTAATTTATAAATACTGCTATTGATTATATATTTTTCAAGTGAAATTAATGTGCCAGAGAAAATGCCAATTATAATAAATGGCCATATGTTTTCTTTGATTCTTTTTGAGTGAGTTGATCTCAATGTTGATTCCTTGTTATAACGCCTAAATCAGGTGCGCCGTAGGCATCACCTGGATTTACTTGTTGAACCAAGCCTCTAACGCGGCAAAAAAATACCGTTCATCCCAGCCACCCCACCGTTGCCAATACTTCCTGATATCCGTACCACTCCGACGCGGCTTATATAAGGAAGCAACATGGAACGTTCTGCACAAATCCGGTTTGACAAACTGTATCAAAAACACCTCACCACCCTGAAACTTCAGGGCAAAAGAAAATCAACCATTGATCTATACAGCAGGCCGCTGCGGCGGCTGGCTGACTTCTTTGACCATTGTCCTGACAGACTCAGCCCTGAGGATTTAAAAACCTATTTTGCCGCCCTGGTGGAAAGCCACTCCTGGAGCACGGTCAAAACCGTTCGTAATGGCCTACAGTTTTTCTGGAAACATGTAAGGACTACTATCACCGAGCCTGAAAACAAGGCTGCCCAAAGAGTGGGTCGTCAATTGCAAGCGGGTGGGCAAAGGATTACCAGCACTTGAATATCTATCCTGCTATCTGTACCGAGGCTTGATCAGTGACAACAACATCCTGGCCAGCAAACAGGGAAAGGTGACCTTTTCTTGCCTCAACGGTGAGACCGGCAAAAAGGAGAAGCGAACCCTGCCAGGAGAAGACTTCCTGTGGCTGGTACTGAAACATGTATTACCCAGGCGACTTCGACGATCGCGGGATTATGGATTTTTAAACAGCAACGCAAAAAAACAATTATAACTGGTGCAACTGGTTTTAAATGTGATGGTCAAAGCAGTCGAACCCGTCATTCGCCCGACATTCACATGCAGGCGTTGCGGTGAGTCTATGAAACACATTGCGTTCAGTTTCCTGAAACCGACCTGAGCATTGCCACAGCAACAAAAACCGCCATTCACAAGCAGGGAGGAAATGTAAGCTCAGCCAGACAGAACCGACATATCTAAGACTACCGTAATTCAGTGGTCTGGAGACACTCATCCTGAATAAATGGCGTTCAGCAAAAACGTTTTGATTCAAGGCTCGCCAGAAAAGTAAACTTTAATAGACCTTCCTTACCAGAATTCAAGCCGGACTTGTGCAACAACAGGATAAGATTGCGGCTGGGCGCAATCTTATCCTTATTCGTCATGTGTATTCTCTATGTTTGGAATATAGATCTTTAATGCTTGGCGATTTAAACCAACCCCAATCATCAGGTAACGTTATTTGCTTGCAGCTTTCTATCGCTTCGTTAGCTGCTGGCACGTCCGATAAACTGCTATGCACAGCTAATTCATCCATTAATGAAAGTTCATTTTCATCTGCTATTGGAGTGATATATTCTTGGAGTATGCCCCACCCTGTATCCCAAGCTAACAACTCGATCTTTGTGAGTGCGAATAGGTCACGAATCACATTACCTTTAATAAAGGCAAGACCACTAAAACCGTTGATACCAAATAATTCTGGGTTTTCTTTATCGGATCGACAAATCTCCCATGCTTTACCTGCAAGAATGAATTTATCTTGAGGGAAATCACACGGATCAAAGTCAATTTTCAATGTATCTCGGTGCAAGCTATCTAACTGAGCATCAGCCATAACCCACTTCGATTTCCTCTCGCTCCAAAACTCACAAATCCAGTGGTCTTCAAAGTGATTTGACCTCAGATACGTTGCAAAACCACATCTTAAGCGTGCAGGAATTCCCTTAGCCCTGAGGATTGAACATAGCATCAGAGAAAAATCACGACAGATACTCACAATTCTATTCTGTGCTTTTCGAGGAGAAGTTAAATCCTTCTCTCCCTTTGATTCTGCACGCTCAAAGATATCTGAAATGTATCTTAGCTGCATTTCTTTAAACTGCGTGGCTTCATCAAAGTCACAACCATATCTTTCAAACCAATAGGCATGAATCAATAGATTTTGAGTAAACTGACAAATGCTTTCAATATCACTGGGTAAATTTTCAAGTATTGACCGAAAATTAGCAGTATCCGTGAAAACACTCGCAGTCGAAAAGTAATTATTATTCATAGCATTAACTTGAAATTTGTGGATACACATAACGCCTGCATAAGCGGCGGCGCGTCTAGCGCCCTCCGCTGGATGCTCTTGTTGAACCAACTGGTTTTAAATGTAATGGTCAATGTGAAAGAATTTTTCGAATCCCTTCCACATTTAATGGTTCTTTTTCAGAGTGATCCAGTCTATGGCAGTTTGCACACAAAAGAATAAGATCACTTTTCTTTGTTTTACCTGTATGTTTATCGCTACTTATTGGAACCGTATGATGGCACTCAATAATTCTAAGTGCTGCTTTTTCTTCATACTTGTTTCCATCATGATCACATGCTGCACAAATTAACTTATTATTTTTGTATGCATTAATTTTTAACTTTCGAGAAATTGCCGACTTTCTTTCTCTATAATTATGGGTTCTTGATCGTATTTCACCCTCAGCAAGACTATCGTCACCTTCTAATTTACGTATCTTATTTAGTATATTTTTGACATCTTCAGATAAACATAACTCTTCGCCCAAATCTCCCATATCGTAAGAATCAAAATTGCTAAAAATATGGAATAGCACATCTGATACAATTGGTGACACTTCAACTTTTTTCCACTCATCAGAGCACAATGAGTCCGGGCCTGCATTTTTACACCCTTCATAGAAAGGACATGACTCGAGACATTGTCCTTCTTTATGCCATGTTTCTCCCCCCGGCATGATCGATTCAAATACTGCAACTTCTTCATTGGTCAAATTGAGCTCTTTTTTCAACATAAAATCACCAGATACCTAATTTCCATTGCTGTAGACACACTCTAATGAAGAGTTCCAAAAAGTAGCAGCACAAACATCGGCATTGAAACTCTGTACTTTATGTTGAGCAGCTAAAGCCTGCTGCAAGGGTGCGAACACAGTGAGCAACCCTTTGACTGCACTTGTTATACCTCTACTCGTAGGCTGGCAATTGCTTTGCGATATCATCAATTACACAATCAATTGGACATTTAAAGCTAAAATGAGGAGCCCCTTCTTTTCTATCAAAAAACGGTTTATTAGCATCAGAAAAAGATTTCTGTATTGACGCTATTTTTGAATCTAGCATTAAGCTTTTGCATGAATTTTCCCCATATAAAATATTAATCCAGTTTTCTAACAATAATTTTCTTTCAGAAAACGGATAATCTGTTTCATACATTTTTTGAGATAACCAAAGCTCATGAATATTTTTGATCTCCGGCGGTTTACTTATATTTGACTCTTTTATTGAAGTTATTTTCTTTCTTGCTTTTTCAATATCTTTTCGTTTCTCTAAAATATCAGAAACATAGTGGAAAGGTAACAATATTGCTAGAAATAATATTAGAATAAAAGCCATGGGAAGAAATAAAATTTGTTTGATTTTAGTCTTCCAGTTTTCATCTAACACTATTCCGTCAATTATACCTTTAAGCGGACTTTCATATTTCTTTTGCTGCAAATCTTGCAACTCTTTGCGAGCAATTCTTAGCTTTAATTCTATTGCCAATTCAATGCATTTTTGTTCTTTTTTATTCATAAAAATATAAATTACTTATCGAATGAAACAACAAATGAGATAGAAGCCCCAGATCCTAAACAGAGTAAAAATAACTGGAATGCACTTTTACCATCCCATTTATGGGGCATCAATTGCTCCATATCCTTTGTTTCAAATATTGTGACAGCAAAGAAAATCACCATGATAATGAAATAAAACCAAATACCATACGAACATGTATTGAGAATAAACCTACCAAGATAAGTTGTCTGGGGAAAACCCGCTTTATCCAAGGTGCTCTCAAGCTCATCCATGAGACGATCAATTATGTTAGCCATAACTTTTCCGTAAGTTGCATGTTTTCCACTGTATTAAAATTTTTGAGATATTTCTACACATGCTCAGAGTTGGCTTTGAGGCATAACAGCTATTAGACCTCAAGCGAGTGATATCAGCTATCACACTCACACGTAGCATATCCCCCTAAACCAAGGAAAATAAACTCACCTGAGATATATCCTAACTTTTCAACCTGCCAAAAAGTCATTAATTATCAACAATTTATAACCCATTTCACCCCCTCCCCGAATAGGCCGCAAGTGAGTTACTTGCATTTTTGGTACTTTCTTCAAAAACACAGTACAAAATAACAGCTATCGAATTTACCATGCCATCCCCTTTTGTAACCGAAGCACGCAACACCATAAAATATGACAGGCACACTACCGCCCAACTGCCACACAGCTGAAGAACAACGACTCCCTTATCTCAATCATTTCCTGCTTGTCTGAAAGTAGTAAGATTGTGCCAGTATTCTCTATTGAAGGGTAGGCATTAATGCTACCTCCGCTTAAACCATGCTGATCAGTAATGGATCGAACTCCCGCTTACCAAAGCTCCGGCCAGCTCGAACTGGTATATCAAGCCGAAGTTACCGGGTGGTGTGATTCTTTGTATACGTCATTGGCCATGTTTCATAAGACCTACTCAGTAGCCAGCCTTTCCTGCTCATCAACCACAAGAAGACACAACGCAAATGGTCGTAATACGATATTCGTCGTTTATCAGGTTAATCTGGTCTTTGCCTCGTGCTCCGGATTCCACTTTTCCACTCCCTGATCCCACTCTCACTCAGCATTAACTGGAACGTTCATCAATAGGGCACCAAGTCATTACTATCGCGCTTCATCAGATCAATCAACTTCTTATGAACAAACAGCTTTTCTTTACCAGATTGAACTTCCTCGAGCACACCTATTGCACAAAGCTGCTTGAGGTAGAGCGAGGCAGTTTGTCGCCGGGCAATGCCGCGCTCTGTCAGGTTACTGATACGACTATAGGGCTGTTCAAAAATAATTTGAATCAACTCATGACTATAGATTTTGGGTACCTGTTGCTGAATCCACCGTGATGTCATCTCCATCAGTTCCCGTATACCGGCTATTTTTGCCCGGGTCCAGCAGGATGTATTTTCCACAGCTTCCAACATATATAACACCCAGGGTTCCCAGGCCTGCTCCTGAGTGACCTGATTAAGCAGTTGATAGTATTGAGCCTTGTTCCGGACGATATAGTGGCTCAAATAAAGAATGGGCAATGTCAGTAGACCTTGCTCCAGCAGGTAAAGAATATTCAGTATCCGCCCGGTACGGCCATTGCCATCGGTAAAGGGGTGAATCGCCTCAAACTGATAATGCGTTACCGCCATTTTCACAAGCGGGTCAGTGTCGTCTTCTACGTGAATATACCGCTCCCAATCGGCCATCAGGTCACGGATTACCGCTTCTCCTTCGGGTGGGGTATAGATGATTCTGCCTGTCAGATCATTGGCGAGCTTAGTGCCTGGCACTTTGCGAATGTCCATTTCGCACCCTTTAATGGTGCTGCACACAGCTGCCGCCATATTGGTTGATATAGGCCTTTGGGCAAGTTGCTGAACACCCGAAAAAAGCGCAGTTCGGTATCTCAGAGCCTCTTTGGTTGCCGGATCTGCCTGGCTGTCCTCTTCGGCGTACTGGAACAGCTTGTCGGTGGTGGTGACAATATTCTCTATTTCGGAACTGTCTTTCGCTTCCAGCAGTGGCAGCATATTGATCAGCAGTTCCTGATTCGGTAACAGCTCTCCGGCCTGCTTGAGCTCTGCCAATGCAGACCGAGCCCTGATACAGGCTTTGAGAACGGGAACTGTCTCTAGACTTTGAGCAACAGGCAACGGTGGAAGCTGGTTGTAAGGCTGATCAGGCTGGCACTTCATGTTCATAAACCGGTAAAAAATCGACACGTTCTCAGCTTATGTCGATAACATCGACATGTAAAGAAAACATGTTTAAAAAAGCTCACTTAATCGACATGTTTTGCAGTTATGTCGATAGCATCGACATGTAAGGGAAACATGTTTAAAAAAGCGCATTTAATCGACATGTTTTACAGTTATGTCGATAGCATCGACATGTAAGAAAAACACGTTTAAAAAAGTACATTTAATCGACATGTTTTACGGTTAGGCCGATACAGCTCGAATGACCTGAGTACCAACATCACAAATAACGATCAACCTTCCTTTTT contains these protein-coding regions:
- a CDS encoding phage integrase N-terminal SAM-like domain-containing protein, with protein sequence MERSAQIRFDKLYQKHLTTLKLQGKRKSTIDLYSRPLRRLADFFDHCPDRLSPEDLKTYFAALVESHSWSTVKTVRNGLQFFWKHVRTTITEPENKAAQRVGRQLQAGGQRITST
- a CDS encoding transglutaminase-like domain-containing protein, which translates into the protein MVQQEHPAEGARRAAAYAGVMCIHKFQVNAMNNNYFSTASVFTDTANFRSILENLPSDIESICQFTQNLLIHAYWFERYGCDFDEATQFKEMQLRYISDIFERAESKGEKDLTSPRKAQNRIVSICRDFSLMLCSILRAKGIPARLRCGFATYLRSNHFEDHWICEFWSERKSKWVMADAQLDSLHRDTLKIDFDPCDFPQDKFILAGKAWEICRSDKENPELFGINGFSGLAFIKGNVIRDLFALTKIELLAWDTGWGILQEYITPIADENELSLMDELAVHSSLSDVPAANEAIESCKQITLPDDWGWFKSPSIKDLYSKHREYT
- a CDS encoding HNH endonuclease, with protein sequence MLKKELNLTNEEVAVFESIMPGGETWHKEGQCLESCPFYEGCKNAGPDSLCSDEWKKVEVSPIVSDVLFHIFSNFDSYDMGDLGEELCLSEDVKNILNKIRKLEGDDSLAEGEIRSRTHNYRERKSAISRKLKINAYKNNKLICAACDHDGNKYEEKAALRIIECHHTVPISSDKHTGKTKKSDLILLCANCHRLDHSEKEPLNVEGIRKILSH
- a CDS encoding Fic family protein, giving the protein MKCQPDQPYNQLPPLPVAQSLETVPVLKACIRARSALAELKQAGELLPNQELLINMLPLLEAKDSSEIENIVTTTDKLFQYAEEDSQADPATKEALRYRTALFSGVQQLAQRPISTNMAAAVCSTIKGCEMDIRKVPGTKLANDLTGRIIYTPPEGEAVIRDLMADWERYIHVEDDTDPLVKMAVTHYQFEAIHPFTDGNGRTGRILNILYLLEQGLLTLPILYLSHYIVRNKAQYYQLLNQVTQEQAWEPWVLYMLEAVENTSCWTRAKIAGIRELMEMTSRWIQQQVPKIYSHELIQIIFEQPYSRISNLTERGIARRQTASLYLKQLCAIGVLEEVQSGKEKLFVHKKLIDLMKRDSNDLVPY